Genomic DNA from Oncorhynchus gorbuscha isolate QuinsamMale2020 ecotype Even-year unplaced genomic scaffold, OgorEven_v1.0 Un_scaffold_7876, whole genome shotgun sequence:
ACCTTCACCACACAGTCAACCTACACCACACAGTCAACCTACACCACACAGTCAACCTACACCACACAGTCAACCTACACCACACAGTCAACCTTCACCACACAGTCAACCTACACCACACAGTCAACCTACACCACACAGTCAACCTACACCACACAGTCAACCTACACCGCACAGTCAACCTTCACCGCACAGTCAACCTTCACCGCACAGTCAACCTTCACCGCACAGTCAATACCGCACAGTCATGAAAACACCGCACAGTCAACCACACCGCACAGTCAACCTACACCGCACAGTCAACCTACACCGCACAGTCAACCTACACCGCACAGTCAACTTACACCGCACAGTCAACCTACACCGCACAGTCAACCTACACCGCACAGTCAACCTACACCACACAGTCAACCTACACCGCACAGTCAACCTACACCGCACAGTCAACCTACACCACACAGTCAACCTACACCAAATACACGCTGAGTTTGAAATGATTGTACAATTCACGACGTGAAATATTAATGGCATGAAAACTCATCGGAACCATTTCTGTTGTTTTTATGGGTAATATGACTCTACTGGGGGGGACTATTGTTTTATATGTAGGTGTGTTTATGGGTAATATGACTCTACTGGGGTGGACTATTGTTTTATATGTAGATGTGTTTATGGGTAATATGACTCTACTGGGGGGGACTATTGTTTTATATGTAGGTGTGTTTATGGGTAATATGACTCTACTGGGGTGGACTATTGTTTTATATGTAGATGTGTTTATGGGTAATATGACTCTACTGGGGGGGACTATTGTTTTATATGTAGATGTGTTTATGGGTAATATGACTCTACTGGGGCAGATTGTTTTATATGTAGATGTGTTTATGGGTAATATGACTCTACTGGGGCAGATTGTTTTATATGTAGATGTGTTTATGGGTAATATGACTCTACTGGGGTGGACTATTGTTTTATATGTAGATGTGTTTATGGGTAATATGACTCTACTGGGGGGGACTATTGTTTTATATGTAGATGTGTTTATGGGTAATATGACTCTACTGGGGTGGACTATTGTTTTATATGTAGATGTGTTTATGTACTCAGGTAAGGCTGTTGTGACCAGGACCACTGTGTTGGAGGTGAAATCCtcgggaggaggagtggggacgGGAGGAAGCTCCATGTTGATGCATTCCACTAGCTCCACCTCCAGCCGTTCTGGGGGCGGGGCAGCCATGCTGTCATCAGGTGGCGCCGCGATGGTGTCCGGCAGGGGACCAGCCATGATGTCATCAGGAAGCCCCGCAATGGTGTCTGGCGGCGGATCAGCCACggcgccatcaggaggaggcacggcgccatcaggaggaggcacGGCGCCATCAGCAGGAGGCACGGCGCCATCAGCAGGAGGCACGGCCCCATCAGCAGGAGGCACGGCGCCATCAGCAGGAGGCACggcgccatcaggaggaggcacGGCCCCATCAGCAGGAGGCACGGCCCCATCAGCAGGAGGCACGGCCCCATCAGGAGGAGGCACGGCTCCATCAGGAGGAGGCACGGCCCCATCAGGAGGAGGCACGGCCCCATCAGGAGGAGGCACGGCCCCATCAGCAGGCGGCACGGCGCCATCAGCAGGCGGCACGGCGCCATCAGCAGGAGGCACGGCCCCATCAGCAGGAGGCACGGCCCCATCAGCAGGAGGCACGGCCCCATCAGCAGGAGGCACGGCCCCATCAGCAGGAGGCACGGCCCCATCAGGAGGAGGCACGGCCCCATCAGGAGGAGGCACGGCCCCATCAGGAGGAGGCACGGCCCCATCAGGAGGAGGCACGGCCCCATCAGGAGGAGGCACGGCCCCATCAGCAGGAGGCACGGCCCCATCAGCAGGAGGCACGGCCCCATCAGCGGGAGGCACGGCCCCATCAGCAGGAGGCACGGCCCCATCAGCAGGAGGCACGTACCCATCAGCAGGAGGCACGGCCCCATCAGCAGGAGGCACGGCCCCATCAGCAGGAGGCACGGCCCCATCAGCAGGAGGCACgacgccatcaggaggaggcacGGCGCCATCAGCAGGAGGCACGACCCCATCAGCAGGAGGCACggcgccatcaggaggaggcacGGCGCCATCAGCAGGAGGCACGGCGCCATCAGCAGGAGGCACggcgccatcaggaggaggcacggcgccatcaggaggaggcccGGCGCCATCAGCCGGAGGCACGGCGCCATCAGCAGGAGGCCCGGCGCCATCAGCCGGAGGCCCGGCGCCATCAGCAGGAGGCCCGGCGCCATCAGCAGGAGGCACGGCGCCATCAGCTGGAGGCACGCCCCATCAGCAGGAGGCACGGCGCCATCAGCAGGAGGCACGGCGCCATCAGCAGGAGCGTCACAATGGTGTCCGGTGgggaccagctctgatgtcatcagAAGGCGTCGCGATAGTGTCCGGTGGGgggaccagctctgatgtcatcagGCGTCGCGATAGTGTCCGGTGGGGACCAGCTCTGATGTCTCAGGAGGCTGATAGTGTCCGGTGGgggaccagctctgatgtcaggAGGCGTCGCAATGGTGTCCGGTGGgggaccagctctgatgtcatcagGAGCGTCGCGAGAGTGTCCGGTGGGgggaccagctctgatgtcatcagGAGGCGTCACAATGGTGTCCGGTGGGGACCAGCTTTGATGTCATCAGAAGGTACTGCGATGGTGTCAGGCGGGGAACAGCCATGGAGGGAGGTACAGCCACGGTGTCATCGGGAGGAGTGGCACTGTGTCAGCGGAGGGATTCCATGATGATGTCATCGGGCGGGGGCATGACCACGTCCGGTAGCAACTTTTCTTCCACCAGCGTGTTGACCAGCTCCACCATGGAAGGTGAACATAGAGATATAATAACTAGACCAGCTCCACCATGGAAGGTAAACATAGAGATATAATAACTAGACCAGCTCCACCATGGAAGGTAAACATAGAGATATAATAACTAGACCAGCTCCACCATGGAaggtttgtaagtcgctctggataagagcgtctgctaaatgacttaaatgtaaatgtaaatgtaaggtgaACATAGAGATATAATAACTAGACCAGCTCCACCATGGAAGGTAAACATAGAGATATAATAACTAGACCAGCTCCACCATGGAAGGTGAACATAGAGATATAATAACTAGACCAGCTCCACCATGGAAGGTGAACATAGAGATATAATAACTAGACCAGCTCCACCATGGAAGGTGAACATAGAGATATAATAACTAGACCAGCTCCACCATGGAAGGTAAACATAGAGATATAATAACTAGACCAGCTCCACCATGGAAGGTGAACATAGAGATATAATAACTAGACCAGCTCCACCATGGAAGGTGAACATAGAGATATAATAACTAGACCAGCTCCACCATGGAAGGTAAACATAGAGATATAATAACTAGACCAGCTCCACCACGGAAGGTAAACATAGAGATATAATAACTAGACCAGCTCCACCACGGAAGGAAAAAATAGAGATATAATAACTAGACCAGCTCCCCACGGAAGGTAAACATAGAGATATAATAACTAGACCAGCTCCACGGAAGGTAAACATAGAGATATAATAACTAGACCAGCTCCACCACGGAAGGTGAACATAGAGATATAATAACTAGACCAGCTCCACCATGGAAGGTAAACATAGAGATATAATAACTAGACCAGCTCCACCACGGAAGGTGAACATAGAGATATAATAATAGACCAGCTCCACCATGGAAGATGAACATAGAGATATAATAACTAGACCAGCTCCACCATGGAAGGTAAACATAGAGATATAATAACTATACCAGCTCCACCATGAAGGTGAGGATAGAGATATAATAACTAGACCAGCTCCACCATGGAAGGTAAACATAGAGATATAATAACTATACCAGCTCCACCATGGAAGGTGAGGATAGAGATATAATAACTAGACCAGCTCCACCATGGAAGGTGAGGATAGAGATATAATAACTAGACCAGCTCCACCATGGAAGGTGAGGATAGAGATATTACAACATTGAAAAAAGATTTTGAtactcaatgtctctctctcccatctctctctctctcttccaggtaAAGTCTCTACTGGTGATATTACCATAGTTCCCATATAGTGATTCCCTTCTCTGATTCACGTCACAACACTCCAGGACCACGgaaccccctacacacacacacacacacacacacacacacacacacacacacacacacacacacacacacacacacacacacacacacacacacacacacacacac
This window encodes:
- the LOC124029842 gene encoding loricrin-like, which gives rise to MKQVEMKQAESAVVMETTTTTTPEMTELRNRYQTLQMEYQGLRMGMANLEARLLEVQSQFQQRLSGYSGKVMGLEGELTSIRARTTEQSQDYQILLNIKSRLEMEIQQYKHLLEGAGLGGGMVSGGSDLGGGMLVSGGAGRSAGKAVVTRTTVLEVKSSGGGVGTGGSSMLMHSTSSTSSRSGGGAAMLSSGGAAMVSGRGPAMMSSGSPAMVSGGGSATAPSGGGTAPSGGGTAPSAGGTAPSAGGTAPSAGGTAPSAGGTAPSGGGTAPSAGGTAPSAGGTAPSGGGTAPSGGGTAPSGGGTAPSGGGTAPSAGGTAPSAGGTAPSAGGTAPSAGGTAPSAGGTAPSAGGTAPSAGGTAPSGGGTAPSGGGTAPSGGGTAPSGGGTAPSGGGTAPSAGGTAPSAGGTAPSAGGTAPSAGGTAPSAGGTYPSAGGTAPSAGGTAPSAGGTAPSAGGTTPSGGGTAPSAGGTTPSAGGTAPSGGGTAPSAGGTAPSAGGTAPSGGGTAPSGGGPAPSAGGTAPSAGGPAPSAGGPAPSAGGPAPSAGGTAPSAGGTPHQQEARRHQQEARRHQQERHNGVRRLIVSGGGPALMSGGVAMVSGGGPALMSSGASRECPVGGPALMSSGGVTMVSGGDQL